Within the Corallococcus silvisoli genome, the region GCTGGAGCGCAACCCGGGCTACTGGCGCAGCGGGACTCCGCTGCTGGACCGGCTGGAGTTCCTCCTGTCGGACTCACGGGATCAGGCGGTGCGGCAGCTCTTGGACGGGCAGGTGGACCTCGTGTCCTACCTGCACGTCGAGCACACGGAGGCCAAGGGCCTGGAGGCGCATCAGGTCGTGGCCAGCACCACGCCCTCCACGGCGTTCGTGGGCCTCAACCTGCACGAGGCGCCCTACAACGACGTGCGCGTGCGCCGGGCGCTGCGCGCGGGCATGGACATCCCGGGCGTGGTGCAGCAGTTCCATCCGGGCGCGCGGGTGGCCCGCACCTTCACGCCCCCGGAGCTGCTGGAAGGGGCCGCCGAGCTGGGTCCCGCTCCGGGGCCGGACCTGGCGCTGGCGGAGCGGCTGTTGCGCGAGGCGGGCGTGCGGCGGTTGCAGCTGAACCTGCACCATCCGGTGGGGCGCGACACGTCCGCCGAGGACGCGGTGCTCTTCCGCCCGTTGATTCAAGCGGGGCTGCTGGAGCTGCGGCACGTGCAGATGAGCCCGGAGGAGTACCTGCCGCGGCTGCGCGAGGGGAAGGTCCCGGCCTTCCGCACGCTGTGGCTGGCGGACTTCCCGGACGCGGATGCCTTCCTGCACTTCCTGCTCAACTCCAGCGCGCAGACGGTCTACCCGCTGGGCTACCGCAATCCGGAGCTGGATCGGCTCACCGCGGAGGCGCGGGTGTCCATTGATCCAGAGCTGCGCTCGCAGCTCTACCGGCGCGCGGAGTTGCTGGCGCGCGAGGACTGCCCGCTCATCCCGCTGTACCACGACCGCACCCACGCGGCGGCGGTGGCGTCGGTGCAAAACCTGCGGCTGCACCAGACACCTCCGCAGGTGCGCTTCGAGGACCTCTGGGTGGACCCCAGCGCGGGCGCCTGAGCTGCCCGGTGAGGGCGAAACCCGCGGCTGCGTCGGACGCCGCGGACCTCGGCCGGCCTAAGGCGCCGCCCGGCGGGAGCCTCCGGGACTGGCGTGCCGCAGGGGCCAGCCACGGGACTCGGTGCGCCCTCCCAGCGGATAGGACTCCAGCAGCCAGACCCCGTCGCGGCGCAAGGCCACGTGCAGCATGTCGCCCGCGAACACAGCCCCCGCGACATGGACGCGGCCCGGCAGTGAGCACTGGCTGGCCTTCCTGCCTGAAGAGATCCACTCCAACCACGCCTGCCGCTGACCATCCGGCAGCTCCACGTCCGCGAGGACGCCCACGATGTCCCGCTGGAGCAACGCGGCTTCGTGGAAGACCCCGGGGAGCACCGGCGAAGGCAGCACGTCCACTTCGGAGAGGCCCCCGCCGTCGTCGGAGCGGAAGGCGCGCAGCACGGTGCGCAGCGCCTCGGGCGGACACGGGAGGCCATCCGTGCGGTCGCACGCGAGCGCGAACGCATGTCCGACCGCGCCCCCAGGGGACACCAGCACGGGCTCGGCCAGGGGGGACAGCGTGCGAACACCGCCGTCCCAGTCCAGCGCCCCGAGCACGCCCCCATCCGTGTCCACGAACGCCTGCGTGCCCACCAACAACCGTCCGGACGCGAGCGCCAGCGACGCCGCGCCCCCCGGGACACCGGCGCCGAGCGCATCGAGGCTCAGCGGCGCGACCCCTGCGTCCGCGTCAGGCGGCGCCCAGGATGTGAAGGCCAGCCGTCCGTCCCACGGCGTATAGAGATATGCCCCGCGCGCGGCGTCGACGGCGAGCCGAGCCGCGCCGCCCCCCGGCTCGTCAGGCCCCACCGCGAGCGGCACTCCCGCATCCGCGCTCAGCATCACCAGCCGCGAGCGCCGCGCCTCCGCGCCCGCGAACGGTGTCTCGCTCCACGTGACATACGTCAGCACCTCGCCTTCCGCCGTGAGCGCCACGCGGCCCGCGCCCGTGCCGGGCACACCCGCGGGCACCCCTGCGTCCAGCGCCCCAACGGAGGCCCCCAGCGGCGCGCGCCAGCGAAGCTCCCCCGCCCCCCGGGGCGCATAGGCCTCCAGTGCCTCCGGCGCGAGCACCACCACGCCCGCGCCCGACGCCGCCAGCAACGTCCGCGCCCCCCCATCCGCGTAGGGCGATTCGTAGCGAAGCAGCCCGCGATCCGTGTACGCGGCGAGCCAGCAGCCCGCGTCCTCGCCGCACACCGACGCGTAGACCGTGTCGTCATCCGCCAGCAGCACCGGTCCACCGTCCTCCGCGACCGGCTCGCCTCCCAGCGCCGCGCTGAAGACGGCCTCCAGGTCCCCCGCGTCCGGACGCACGCACGCGCCCTCCTGGCACGTGCCCTCGTCCTGACAGGGGGTGGCGGGAGCGCAGACGAAGCCGTCCGGCGGCGTCACCGACCGGCACGTGCCACTGATGCAGACCTCGGCCCGCTGGCAGCTCACCGCGCCGCACGGGCTGAAGTCCGCCACGTCCACCTCCTTGCAGCCCACGTTGCGGTCGCACACCCCCGCCTTGCACGGGTCGCGCGGCGGCGGGCACACGACCTTCTCCGTCACGCAGCCCTGCGTCGGAGAGCAGCTGTCCACCGTGCACGGGTTGTCGTCATTGCACGTGCGTGGCCTCCCCACGCAGACGCCCGCCTGGCATGTGCCATTCTCCTGGCAGCGGCTGCTGGGGATGCATGATGCGCCGTCCGCCTGCGGGGACTCGATGCACAGGCCGGACTCCAGGTCGAAGCGCGACTCGCGGCACTCGCCCTGTGGCACGCACGGCAGCGGACGCACGCCCACGCCCACGAGCTTCACCTTCGCCGTGGTGCGCCCCGCGGTGAGCACCAGCTCGCCCTCCACGGGCTCGCTGCCCGCCGAGAACAGGATGTCCACCGTGCCCGTGCCGCTGCCCGTCACGACAATCTGGGACACGACGACGAAGAAGGGCGCGTCCGTCACCGCCTCCACCTGGACGCCCGCGCGGCCGGTGGCCACCAACGTCAGCGAGCGGCGCACCTGGGTGCCCTCCAGCACCCGGCCGAAGTCCACCACCGTGTCCTGCGGCCGGAAGCTGGCGCTCGCGCCGCCCACGTTGGGGCCATCACCACATTGGCACCCACCCAGGAGCAGCAACATCAGGAGCCACCAGCGAGCACTAGCACGGACCATGCCCTGACTCAACCGCGCCACCCGGCTCCGCGCAACGTGCGCCCTCCGCGTGCGGGTCGCCCCGCGCACAGTCTCCACGCCCCGGCGGGCCATCCCGCGTTCGCGGGCACCACCGCGCCCGGTCCATGCCCTCCGCCGCGCACGGCGAGTGGGCGCTGGCGTCGCTATGGCCCCACGGGCGACGCGCGCCGGCGTGTCAGCGCCCTCACGCCGAAGCCCAGCGCCGCCACTCCAATCAACCCGATGACCGCGTACTGGTAGCGCGACACGAGCAGCGTCAGGCGCTCCAGGTTGCCCCCCACCGCCATGCCCAACGCCAGAATCAGGCCGCTGTGCGCCAGCGCGGACACCGCGCCCAGCAGCAGCGCGTTGATGCGGGGCACCCGCGCCGCGCCCGCCGCGATGAAGATGATGCCCCGGATGCCCGGCAGGAACCGGTTCACCAGGAGCAGCCACGGCCCCGTGTGCCGCATCCGCGCCTGCACCGACTCCAGCCGCGCGTGCGTGAGCCCGAAGAAGGAGCGCCCCGGATTCGCCTCGAAGCGCTTCGCCAGCCACTGGCCCACTTCGTAGTTGATGAACGCGCCCACCACGCTGCCCGCGGTCACCACCGCCAGCACCAGCCACCAGGGCTTCTCACCCCGCACGGCGTAGATGCCGCCCATGAGGACGATGGTGTCCCCGGGGAACGGCGGCACCACGTACTCCAGCATCGCCGCCACGCCGAGCACCAGGAACCCGAACGGCCCTAGCGCCCCAATCAGCTTGTCGACGTGCTCGATCCACATCATCCGCGCGGCTGCTCCCACCCAAGGGTTCCGTGAGCAGACATAAGCCTTGTTCGCTCCAGGCGGAACCCATGCGAGCCCCCGCCCGCCCGCCGGTGAACACGCCCAGGGCGCCAGGTCCTCGCGGCGCCTCGGAGGCCCCCCAGCCCCGGGCGGCCCGCGCGGTCGCGAGGACCGCCCGGGCCGGGCCGGACTCAGACGAGCGAGAGCCCACCGTCGACGGTGAAGACGCTGCCCGTGACGAAGGAGGACTCGTCGCTCGCGAGGAAGACGGCCGCGTTGGCGATCTCCTCGGGGCTCGCGATCCGCTGGAGCGCATGGAGCCGCGCGGCGGCGGTGCGCTGCGCCTCCGTCTCGTTCCATTGCCGGAACATGGGCGTATCCGCGCCTCCGGAGACGAGGACGTTCGCGCGGACTCCTTGCAGGGCGTACTCGGCGGCGACGGTGCGCGTGAGCCCGATGAGCCCCGTCTTGGCGGCGGCGTACCCGGACGTCCCGGGCATCGCCTTCGTGTATCCGACGAAGGTCCCGATATTGATGACGCTGCCTCCGCCTGATTTCAGCATCGCGCCCACCTCATGCTTCGTCGACATGAACGCGCTCACCAGGTAGCCGTCCAGCCACTCCCGGAAGCAGGCCGTCTCCATCGCGTGGGTCGGCGCGCCGCCGAAGCTGCCTCCCGCGGCGTTGACGCCCACATCGAGGCGCCCGAACGTCGCTTGCGTGAACCGGGTCAGGGCTTCGACCTCGCCCTCCTTCGTCACGTCCGCGGCGTGGGCCACCACCTGCCCGCCCGTCTCGCGAGCCAGCCGCGCGGTGGCCTCCAGCTCCGGGACACGCCTGCCGGCCGCCACCACCCGCGCGCCCTCCTGCGCGAACGCGAGGGCCGTGGCCCGGCCGATTCCCGAACCCGCCCCCGTCACGATGGCCACCTTCCCGCTCAAGCGCTGCGTCATTCGCGTTTCCTCCATGACACCGTGGCCCCCTTGAGAGTCGCGCCCGCGGAGCCGAAGCAGCGGCGCACAGCCTGAGTAGCGGTTGCTGGAGGAGCCCGCGCTCCGCTTGTTGCGGTCGAATCCAGGGGCGCGCACCGGGCCCCATGCGGCGAGGAGGGCCTGCTTGATCAGGCGTCACCTCCCATCGTCCCAGGGTGCAGGTTGCTCGCCAGGGAGCACATGAGGACGTTTCGCG harbors:
- a CDS encoding DedA family protein; this translates as MWIEHVDKLIGALGPFGFLVLGVAAMLEYVVPPFPGDTIVLMGGIYAVRGEKPWWLVLAVVTAGSVVGAFINYEVGQWLAKRFEANPGRSFFGLTHARLESVQARMRHTGPWLLLVNRFLPGIRGIIFIAAGAARVPRINALLLGAVSALAHSGLILALGMAVGGNLERLTLLVSRYQYAVIGLIGVAALGFGVRALTRRRASPVGP
- a CDS encoding SDR family oxidoreductase; translation: MTQRLSGKVAIVTGAGSGIGRATALAFAQEGARVVAAGRRVPELEATARLARETGGQVVAHAADVTKEGEVEALTRFTQATFGRLDVGVNAAGGSFGGAPTHAMETACFREWLDGYLVSAFMSTKHEVGAMLKSGGGSVINIGTFVGYTKAMPGTSGYAAAKTGLIGLTRTVAAEYALQGVRANVLVSGGADTPMFRQWNETEAQRTAAARLHALQRIASPEEIANAAVFLASDESSFVTGSVFTVDGGLSLV